The proteins below are encoded in one region of Cololabis saira isolate AMF1-May2022 chromosome 11, fColSai1.1, whole genome shotgun sequence:
- the slc35e4 gene encoding solute carrier family 35 member E4 — translation MISDGFSKYEATQQERGRRRPPAEMLHLLSAVIVWLVTGTTISSLNKWIFAVYNFRYPLLLSALHMLTAIVVDYGLMKLRVIQHREGAEQDLTPSAKCKVFLLSLTFCASIAFGNVGLNYVQLSFAQMIYTTTPLFTLAISTLILGKQHHILKYTAMMPICLGASFSIMGEVQFDQTGCFFVFAATMLRGVKSIQQSILLQEEKINSVFLLYLMSIPSFCILAVAALALENWALLESPLHYDRQLWVFILLSCLGSVMYNLASCCVITLTSAVTLHILGNLNVVGNLLLSQLLFGSELSALSCAGAVLTLSGMLIYQNSEFIVSYLDTRRAKVKHPEQTRFHTAGREDSVKPGTSDKTRQQHRADVKPEDKMN, via the exons ATGATCAGCGATGGCTTCTCCAAATACGAGGCGACTCAGCAGGAGAGAGGCCGGAGGAGGCCGCCCGCAGAGATGCTGCATCTGCTCTCAGCTGTGATTGTGTGGCTGGTGACTGGCACCACCATCTCCAGCCTCAACAAATGGATATTTGCCGTTTACAACTTCAGGTACCCTCTGCTTCTGTCAGCACTGCACATGCTGACAGCCATAGTGGTGGACTATGGGCTCATGAAGCTGCGGGTTATCCAGCACAGAGAGGGAGCTGAGCAGGACCTGACCCCCAGTGCTAAATGTAAAGTGTTCCTGTTGAGTCTGACGTTTTGTGCCAGTATCGCCTTTGGGAACGTGGGTCTGAACTATGTCCAGCTGTCATTTGCACAAATGATCTACACCACCACGCCGCTCTTTACTTTGGCCATCTCTACTCTTATCCTGGGAAAGCAGCATCACATCCTCAAATACACAGCTATGATGCCCATCTGCCTGGGGGCATCCTTCAGCATCATGGGAGAGGTCCAGTTTGATCAGACGGGCTGCTTCTTCGTGTTTGCAGCAACCATGCTGAGGGGTGTCAAATCCATTCAACAGA gTATTTTACTTCAGGAGGAGAAGATCAACTCTGTGTTCTTGCTCTACTTGATGTCCATCCCCAGCTTCTGCATCTTGGCCGTGGCCGCTCTGGCTTTAGAGAACTGGGCTCTGCTGGAGTCACCGCTGCATTACGACCGCCAACTGTGGGTCTTCATCCTTCTCAGCTGCCTCGGCTCAGTCATGTACAACCTGGCCAGCTGCTGCGTCATCACGCTGACCTCAGCCGTCACTCTGCATATCCTCGGCAACCTTAACGTGGTGGGAAACTTGCTGTTGTCTCAACTACTTTTTGGCAGTGAGCTGTCTGCGCTCAGCTGCGCCGGGGCGGTGCTCACATTGTCCGGCATGCTTATTTATCAGAACTCAGAGTTTATCGTCAGCTACCTGGACACACGCAGGGCTAAAGTTAAACATCCCGAACAGACCCGTTTTCACACCGCTGGTCGAGAGGACTCGGTCAAACCTGGGACGTCTGATAAAACCCGTCAACAGCACAGAGCGGATGTGAAACCAGaagacaaaatgaactga